The proteins below come from a single Pieris brassicae chromosome 1, ilPieBrab1.1, whole genome shotgun sequence genomic window:
- the LOC123711047 gene encoding facilitated trehalose transporter Tret1-like isoform X2: MSGIRTQVLILACVNIGQFIDGYSVGWSAPIIPKLQDLSQSPLKETITDVQVSWIGSLLYLGSIVGPYIPSYLSNIVGRKPCLFFGGMLNLAAIILIVTTKNIATIFAIRIISGLGMGMVTVSNLVYVGEIASTNIRGILLTSTSIVGISGTLAAYCVGPFVSYKMTGYFVLLINIVHVIGIYFIPESPVYYAIKGKEIEAKNTLRSLGRVEDLESIFESVRGTNPDEANSWKAWFKIFTVKANRRSLRITLTLCTLQQTSGVAAVLFFATTIFQMAGSSIRPDIATIVIGSTRLVASMIAPFIVERAGRRILLLVSTAFCACSLSEGKHHEVTGISTK, from the exons ATGAGTGGTATACGGACACAAGTGCTTATTTTGGCGTGTG TGAACATTGGTCAATTCATAGATGGATATAGCGTGGGTTGGTCCGCTCCGATCATACCGAAACTACAAGATTTGAGTCAAAGCCCATTGAAAGAGACCATCACAGATGTACAGGTATCCTGGATAGGTTCACTCTTGTATTTAGGATCTATTGTTG GTCCCTACATACCCAGTTACCTATCAAATATAGTGGGAAGAAAGCCATGCCTATTCTTTGGTGGAATGTTGAACTTAGCGGCAATAATACTTATTGTTACAACGAAAAATATAGCAACGATTTTCGCTATACGAATCATAAGCGGACTCGGTATGGGAATGGTGACTGTTAGTAATTTAGTATACGTAGGAGAAATAGC GTCCACAAATATTCGTGGTATTCTACTAACTTCTACATCAATAGTGGGAATTTCTGGTACTCTAGCTGCCTATTGTGTCGGTCCGTTTGTCTCCTATAAAATGACGGGCTATTTTGTCCTACTTATTAACATAGTGCATgttataggtatatatttcaTCCCGGAATCACCAGTTTATTACGCGATAAAAG GTAAAGAAATAGAAGCAAAAAATACACTTAGATCCTTAGGCAGAGTTGAAGATCTAGAAAGCATATTTGAATCAGTGAGAGGCACGAATCCAGACGAAGCAAATAGCTGGAAAGCctggtttaaaatatttacagtcaAGGCTAACAGACGAAGCCTGAGAATAACACTAACTTTGTGCACATTGCAACAGACTAGTGGTGTAGCGGCCGTCTTATTTTTTGCAACAACTATCTTTCAGATGGCTGGATCGTCTATAAG gccTGACATAGCTACAATAGTGATAGGAAGCACAAGGCTAGTCGCTAGTATGATAGCACCTTTTATTGTCGAACGAGCTGGTAGAAGAATATTACTACTTGTATCGACAGCATTTTGTGCTTGTAGCCTG agtgaaggaaaacatcacgAGGTAACCGGCATATCCACAAAGTGA
- the LOC123711047 gene encoding facilitated trehalose transporter Tret1-like isoform X1 — protein MSGIRTQVLILACVNIGQFIDGYSVGWSAPIIPKLQDLSQSPLKETITDVQVSWIGSLLYLGSIVGPYIPSYLSNIVGRKPCLFFGGMLNLAAIILIVTTKNIATIFAIRIISGLGMGMVTVSNLVYVGEIASTNIRGILLTSTSIVGISGTLAAYCVGPFVSYKMTGYFVLLINIVHVIGIYFIPESPVYYAIKGKEIEAKNTLRSLGRVEDLESIFESVRGTNPDEANSWKAWFKIFTVKANRRSLRITLTLCTLQQTSGVAAVLFFATTIFQMAGSSIRPDIATIVIGSTRLVASMIAPFIVERAGRRILLLVSTAFCACSLLILGTYFHLARVQNSIISEIGWLPLLSLIMYFFSYEIGFGTMPSALVGEMFRGNARSTGSAVSMTTAWLIGFGVATSFGSMVKILGGDVTFWIFSCSCLVAFMFTLKCVPETKGKSLNEIQEMLSR, from the exons ATGAGTGGTATACGGACACAAGTGCTTATTTTGGCGTGTG TGAACATTGGTCAATTCATAGATGGATATAGCGTGGGTTGGTCCGCTCCGATCATACCGAAACTACAAGATTTGAGTCAAAGCCCATTGAAAGAGACCATCACAGATGTACAGGTATCCTGGATAGGTTCACTCTTGTATTTAGGATCTATTGTTG GTCCCTACATACCCAGTTACCTATCAAATATAGTGGGAAGAAAGCCATGCCTATTCTTTGGTGGAATGTTGAACTTAGCGGCAATAATACTTATTGTTACAACGAAAAATATAGCAACGATTTTCGCTATACGAATCATAAGCGGACTCGGTATGGGAATGGTGACTGTTAGTAATTTAGTATACGTAGGAGAAATAGC GTCCACAAATATTCGTGGTATTCTACTAACTTCTACATCAATAGTGGGAATTTCTGGTACTCTAGCTGCCTATTGTGTCGGTCCGTTTGTCTCCTATAAAATGACGGGCTATTTTGTCCTACTTATTAACATAGTGCATgttataggtatatatttcaTCCCGGAATCACCAGTTTATTACGCGATAAAAG GTAAAGAAATAGAAGCAAAAAATACACTTAGATCCTTAGGCAGAGTTGAAGATCTAGAAAGCATATTTGAATCAGTGAGAGGCACGAATCCAGACGAAGCAAATAGCTGGAAAGCctggtttaaaatatttacagtcaAGGCTAACAGACGAAGCCTGAGAATAACACTAACTTTGTGCACATTGCAACAGACTAGTGGTGTAGCGGCCGTCTTATTTTTTGCAACAACTATCTTTCAGATGGCTGGATCGTCTATAAG gccTGACATAGCTACAATAGTGATAGGAAGCACAAGGCTAGTCGCTAGTATGATAGCACCTTTTATTGTCGAACGAGCTGGTAGAAGAATATTACTACTTGTATCGACAGCATTTTGTGCTTGTAGCCTG tTGATTCTTGGTACCTATTTTCACTTGGCGCGAGTTCAGAATTCTATTATATCAGAGATTGGTTGGCTGCCTTTGCTTTcacttattatgtatttcttttcatATGAAATAG GTTTTGGAACTATGCCGAGCGCTTTGGTCGGTGAGATGTTTCGAGGTAATGCTCGTAGCACGGGTTCAGCGGTTTCCATGACCACCGCGTGGCTTATTGGTTTCGGTGTGGCCACTAGTTTTGGTTCCATGGTCAAGATCCTGGGCGGTGATGTCACTTTCTGGATATTTTCCTGCTCCTGTCTGGTTGCGTTTATGTTTACCTTAAAGTGTGTGCCAGAAACGAAGGGAAAGAGTTTGAATGAAATACAAGAAATGCTGAGTAGATAG
- the LOC123710775 gene encoding facilitated trehalose transporter Tret1-like has protein sequence MENLKYQILIVSCLNIGQIIVGYSVGWSAPIIPKMKDVLDNPLPEPITDFEASWVGSLLYIGALVGPYVTGVLANLIGRKPCLIIGGFLNIISYVLVVTTKNIAMVYAIRVMSGLGMGITTVGNIVYIGEIASTHIRGILLTSTSIIGISGTLLVYVVAPYVSYVTTGYIALAISTLHVFGLFFVPESPIYHAMKENELTAAKTLCLLGRSEDVMKCLDAFKKQEETTKVQDWMEIFTIKSNRMSLFITFILGAFQQLSGVAVVLFFATTIFAQAGSSVEPHIATIIVGVTRLLSSLIAPTFIDRSGRKILLLISMAACALSLSVLGVYFYLDRVNNTVVKTIGWLPLVALIVYFFCYEAGFGTIPNAIVGEMFRTNVRSNGSALAITMTWLVGFVLTTSFTTMVDSLGGDVTFWLFGGSCVLAFLFTYFCLPETKGKTLNEIQEMLS, from the exons atggaaaatctgaaatatcaaatattgaTTGTTTCATGTT tgAACATAGGCCAGATTATAGTTGGCTACAGCGTTGGCTGGTCAGCACCAATTATACCTAAAATGAAGGATGTCTTGGATAATCCATTGCCGGAACCAATCACGGATTTTGAGGCTTCTTGGGTGGGGTCACTTTTGTATATTGGTGCTTTGGTAG GTCCATACGTAACTGGGGTTCTGGCGAATCTAATTGGAAGAAAACCATGCTTGATCATTGGCGGTTTCTTGAATATCATTTCTTATGTCTTGGTGGTGACCACAAAGAATATTGCCATGGTGTATGCAATCAGAGTCATGAGTGGTCTTGGTATGGGTATCACAACTGTaggaaatattgtttatattggAGAAATTGC atcaACCCATATTCGAGGGATTCTCTTAACTTCGACGTCTATTATTGGGATATCGGGGACTCTCCTCGTTTATGTGGTAGCACCATATGTTTCGTATGTAACTACAGGGTACATAGCACTGGCAATATCCACACTGCATGTGTTTGGTCTATTTTTCGTACCTGAATCACCCATATATCATGCAATGAAAG AAAATGAATTAACTGCTGCAAAAACTCTCTGTCTTTTGGGACGTTCCGAGGATGTCATGAAATGTTTGGACGCCTTTAAAAAGCAAGAAGAGACGACAAAAGTCCAGGATTGGATGGaaatattcacaataaaatcaaatagaaTGTCCTtattcataacatttattcTGGGAGCATTTCAACAATTGAGTGGTGTGGCTGTTGTACTATTTTTCGCAACAACAATTTTTGCACAAGCCGGCTCATCTGTGGAGCCTCATATAGCGACAATAATAGTTGGTGTTACAAGATTATTGTCAAGTTTAATTGCGCCTACGTTTATAGATCGATCGGGCCGGAAAATCTTGTTGTTGATTTCAATGGCCGCATGTGCTCTTAGTCTG tCAGTTCTAGGAGTATACTTCTATTTGGATAGAGTGAACAACACCGTAGTAAAAACTATCGGTTGGCTACCCTTAGTAGCTCTAATAGTCTACTTCTTCTGCTATGAAGCAG GTTTCGGAACTATACCAAATGCAATTGTGGGAGAAATGTTTCGAACTAACGTGCGATCGAATGGCTCGGCTCTCGCTATCACTATGACCTGGTTGGTGGGATTTGTTCTCACCACTAGCTTCACCACCATGGTGGACTCCCTCGGCGGCGACGTTACGTTCTGGCTGTTCGGAGGTTCCTGTGTGCTTGCCTTTCTTTTCACTTACTTCTGCCTTCCAGAAACGAAAGGAAAAACTCTTAATGAAATTCAGGAGATGCTCAGTTAA